Below is a window of Mycobacterium dioxanotrophicus DNA.
GGACACGTCACGACCGCAATCCCGCCCACCCGCGGGCGCGCCGCCGGGTGCCGGCGGTCCACCTGAAGCAGCGACGGATCTCAAACAGGCACTCGCGGAGCTGCGTGCGGTTCTCGAGCGACTTGAAAAAGCCGTCAACGCCCAAGAAACACCGGCGGATAGGTAATCACTGCTCGCACCCGAGAAGGTCACCGTATGAAGACCAAGCCACTAGACACCGTCCGGCCGGCTCATGACGTCGCTGCGCGGCTGGCAACGGAGTTCGACGGACTGTTACCACCTGAACTCGTGACCCGCATCGTGATGGAAGCCATCTGCGATCTCTACGGACAGGTGCAGCCCAAAGCCTTCCCCGAACTGCTGCACCGGCTCGCCCACTATCGACTCGACATTCGCGTACAGCAGAGCCTGCTGGATTCCGGATCATCATCGGGCTCAGCGGACAAAACGCCTGCGACGCGGGCGCAGGAGCCGACGCGTTCAGCAAGCAGCGCGAGACCTGAACCGACATATACCGATTGACCGCGCCGGCGTCACACTCAGAGGTGCTTCTTGAAAAACGGAACCACTCCGGCCAACGCCAGCGCCACCGGCTCGGGCTTGTCGTACAGGTCGTAGTGCGAGAAGCCTTCGGCCACCACGAGTTCCTTGTCTTTCGACGCCGCCCGGCGGTATGCCTCCAGCCCGTCGCGGTACGCGCCGAACGCACCTGGCTTGTCGCCGATCACAACGATCATCGGCTGCGTGAGCAGCACCTCAAGTCGGTTGAAGGCATCCCACCCGACCGCGGTCGCCTGATGCGAGAAGAGTGAACTCGTTGCACCACCAGGCTTTTCCCCACGCGGTGTGCGGTAGTACTCGGTGGCCTCGGCCACATCGATCTCGGTGATGCCCTGCTCGGCCGCCGTCTGAGGATCTGGCGGAAGCAGGTTGTTCACCTTGAGCTCCTGACCTCGGGCTTCGTCAGTACGTTGTGCCGCAATGGCTTCCAGCGCTCCGATCGGGTCGTACCCGGAGAACGCCTCGTGCATCAACCGCCCGAAGTTCACCCCCGTGATGGAGGCCACCGCCTTGATGCGCCGTTCGGTGGTCGCGGCATTGATCGAGTACGCGCCACCACCGCACACGCCGATGATGCCGATCCGGTTCTCGTCCACATACGGCAACGTCACCAGGTGATCGATGACGTGGCTGATGTCCTTGACGCGCTGGGTCGGATCTTCGATGAAGCGCGGTTCGCCTCCGCTGGCGCCCTGGAAGCTCGCATCGAACGCGATGACCACGAAACCCTCGTCGGCCAGGGCCGTACCGTAGACGTTGCCGGATGTCTGTTCCTTGCAGCTGCCGATCGGGTGCACGCTGACGATCGCCGGGTACTTGCTCGACGCGTCGAAATCCGGCGGGAAGTAGATGTCAGCGGCGATGTCCCAGTAGGGCGTCCTGACCGTCGCTGCTTCGATGTGGTCCAGTGCCATGTCAATTCCCCTTCAGATTCTCGATGAAAAACGGAACAGCTTCAGCCACAGCGAGATCGACGTACTTGGGCACGTCATAGAAGTCCATGTGAGTGGCGCCGTCGATGATCACCAGCTTCTTGTCGCTGCGCACTCGCGCATGCAGTCCGGTGGTGGCCCACAGTGATCCCGCGTCGCTGCCCGCGACCATCAGGATCGGCTGAGTGAGTAGATCCTCCACCAGGTGGAAGGCGTCGAACGCGAAGATCTTCGCCAGGCTCTTGCTCATCAGGTATCTGTTCTGCGCGTTCGGGTGCTGTGCCCGCGGGGTCAGGTAATACTCGGCGGCCTGCTGCAGGTCGTACGGAGTATCGGCGTCGGACTGGGCGGGAACGTAGGGCGCGAACGCCGCGTCGGCGCCCTGCGCCTCGGCAGTGCGCTGAGCGGCGGCGGCGTTCAGGGTGGGCAGCGCGTCGGAATCGACGCCGGTGCCGTACCACCCGCGGCGCCACGACGCGCCGATATTGACCGCGCTCACCGTGCCGATCGCCTTGATGCGGTGGTCGGTCATGGTAGCCGCGACGGCGTAGCCGCCGCCGGCACAGACCCCCCAGACACCGATACGCTCCGCGTCGACGTAGTCGAGCGACTGAAGGTGATCCACCGCGGCCCGGATGTCCTCCACGCGGGCGTCGGGGTCCTCCAGATGGCGTGGAGCGCCGCCACTGTCACCCTGATACGACGCGTCAAACGCCAGGCTGACGAAGCCCTGTTCGGACAGCTTGTCGGCGTACAGGGCGGCAGTCTGCTCCTTTACACCCCCGCCAGGATGCACGGTCACCACTGCGGGGTAGCTGTCCTGCGGATCGAAGCCCGGCGGCAGATACAGGTTGCCTGCCATGTTGATCGGACCGTTGGGGAAGGTGACCGTGTCCATGCTGCGCTCCTCGTCTCAGGTATCTCGGTGTCCCTGAGCGTCAGTCAACCGTGTCGTCGCAGCCCGCAACAGGACGCGCTCTACCGGGGTACCAGCAAACCCCCCTCCAGCTTGATGCCGCGTCTTAGGCTGGGATCCATGGACCCGCGCAAGGATATTCGGGATTTCCTGACCACCCGGCGGGCCCGGATCACTCCGCAACAAGCAGGCATTCCGGATTACGGGGCCAAGCGGCGGGTGCCGGGACTGCGTCGAGAAGAGGTCGCATTGCTGGCCGGAGTGAGCGTCGATTACTACACCCGCCTGGAGCGTGGCAACCTCACCGGAGTGTCGGACACCGTGCTCGGCGCCGTCGCCAAGGTGCTCGAACTCGACGAAGCCGAACGTGCCCACCTATGGGATCTCGTCCGCGCCTCGACAACCATCCGCAAGGCCCAACCCAAGCCGACCACCGCGCAGGTCCGCCCCAACCTGCAGCACGTACTCGACGCGTTGGTGGATGCACCGGCCTGGGTCAGCAACGACCGACTGGACATCCTGGCCACCAACCGGCTGTGCGCAGCGCTGTACGCCGACGCGTTCTCCGACCCGGAACGGCCCGTCAACCTGGCCCGGTACGTCTTCCTCGATCCGAAGTCACGGGACTTCTTCCGGGACTGGGAGCAGCACGCCGACAACGCGGTCGACATCCTGCGCACGTCCGCCGGACGTAACCCCTACGACGAACGGCTCACCAAGCTGGTCGGTGAGCTCTCCACCCGCAGCGACGATTTCCGTACCCGGTGGGGCGCCCACAATGTGCGGTTCCATCGCACCGGCGTCAAACGTATGCACCACGCGGAGGTGGGCGATCTGGACCTCACGTTCGAGGGCATGGAGGTGTCGTCCCATCCCGGATTGACGTTGTATGTAATGACCGCCGAACCAGGATCGGTATCCGACGAGCGGCTCAGGATCCTGGCCAGCTGGGCATCGCCGATCGAGAAGGCGTCGCGGACTGCCCCGCCGACACCGCCCGAGCAAGACTGACAGCCGACGCGCTACAGCGGGACCAGCCCGCGGCGGCCGATGGTGTATTCGCCGCCGATGTGCGCGTGCAGATCACGTAGTCCCTGAGCACATGCCGCCCGCACGTCGGGATCCAGATGCTCGAGCAGCGCCGCCAGCTCCCGGCGACGACGGCGAATCACCTTGCGCGCCAAAGCCTTACCTGAGGTCGACAGATCGAGGATCACCACGGTGCGGTTACCCGGATCGGCACGGCGCACCACATGCCCGGATTCGGTGAGCCGGTCGGCCAGCCTGGTGACCGACGATGCGGCCAAGCCCATCGCACGGGCCACCTCGACCGACGAGCACGGGCCGTTCTCGTAGACCACGAGCAACAGCCGGAACTGAGGCAGCGACAGGTCGTCGCCCAGCTGATCGATGCTGCGCAGCGCGACACCCGCGAGGTCTCTCGTGGCCACCTCGAACGCCTTCACCTCGTCGCGGCTCGCCGGTCGGCTTCTGCGGTCGGCATCGGCGGGCGTCGGGTCTTGCACATCCTGGTGTCGCGCCATCGCACCATTGCAGCACCAATTGAATCCATCCGCATGGATCACCGCGCCGAAGCGCCGATGGAATAGCACGCCGAGGCCCGATGTTGCGAACGGCGTGACTGATGCCGAGCTGAGCCCCACCGACTGGGTACGCGAACAGACCGAACAGATCCTCAAACAGGGCACCACCGACGGCGTCGAGATCTTCGACCGGCCCGTGGTGCTGTTCACCACGACGGGCGCGAAGTCCGGCAAGAAGCGGTACGTGCCGCTGATGCGGGTGGAGGAGAACGGCAAGTACGCGATGGTCGCGTCCAAGGGTGGCGCGCCGGAACACCCGTCGTGGTACTTCAACGTCAAGGCGAACCCGGCGGTGACGGCGCAGGACGGCGACAAGGTCGTGCAGCTGACCGCGCGCGAGCTCAGCGGTCACGAGCGTGAGCACTGGTGGAAACTGGCCGTCGAGG
It encodes the following:
- a CDS encoding alpha/beta hydrolase, producing the protein MALDHIEAATVRTPYWDIAADIYFPPDFDASSKYPAIVSVHPIGSCKEQTSGNVYGTALADEGFVVIAFDASFQGASGGEPRFIEDPTQRVKDISHVIDHLVTLPYVDENRIGIIGVCGGGAYSINAATTERRIKAVASITGVNFGRLMHEAFSGYDPIGALEAIAAQRTDEARGQELKVNNLLPPDPQTAAEQGITEIDVAEATEYYRTPRGEKPGGATSSLFSHQATAVGWDAFNRLEVLLTQPMIVVIGDKPGAFGAYRDGLEAYRRAASKDKELVVAEGFSHYDLYDKPEPVALALAGVVPFFKKHL
- a CDS encoding alpha/beta hydrolase, whose protein sequence is MDTVTFPNGPINMAGNLYLPPGFDPQDSYPAVVTVHPGGGVKEQTAALYADKLSEQGFVSLAFDASYQGDSGGAPRHLEDPDARVEDIRAAVDHLQSLDYVDAERIGVWGVCAGGGYAVAATMTDHRIKAIGTVSAVNIGASWRRGWYGTGVDSDALPTLNAAAAQRTAEAQGADAAFAPYVPAQSDADTPYDLQQAAEYYLTPRAQHPNAQNRYLMSKSLAKIFAFDAFHLVEDLLTQPILMVAGSDAGSLWATTGLHARVRSDKKLVIIDGATHMDFYDVPKYVDLAVAEAVPFFIENLKGN
- a CDS encoding helix-turn-helix transcriptional regulator, translating into MDPRKDIRDFLTTRRARITPQQAGIPDYGAKRRVPGLRREEVALLAGVSVDYYTRLERGNLTGVSDTVLGAVAKVLELDEAERAHLWDLVRASTTIRKAQPKPTTAQVRPNLQHVLDALVDAPAWVSNDRLDILATNRLCAALYADAFSDPERPVNLARYVFLDPKSRDFFRDWEQHADNAVDILRTSAGRNPYDERLTKLVGELSTRSDDFRTRWGAHNVRFHRTGVKRMHHAEVGDLDLTFEGMEVSSHPGLTLYVMTAEPGSVSDERLRILASWASPIEKASRTAPPTPPEQD
- a CDS encoding MarR family winged helix-turn-helix transcriptional regulator, with the translated sequence MARHQDVQDPTPADADRRSRPASRDEVKAFEVATRDLAGVALRSIDQLGDDLSLPQFRLLLVVYENGPCSSVEVARAMGLAASSVTRLADRLTESGHVVRRADPGNRTVVILDLSTSGKALARKVIRRRRRELAALLEHLDPDVRAACAQGLRDLHAHIGGEYTIGRRGLVPL
- a CDS encoding nitroreductase family deazaflavin-dependent oxidoreductase, giving the protein MTDAELSPTDWVREQTEQILKQGTTDGVEIFDRPVVLFTTTGAKSGKKRYVPLMRVEENGKYAMVASKGGAPEHPSWYFNVKANPAVTAQDGDKVVQLTARELSGHEREHWWKLAVEAYPPYAEYQTKTDRQIPVFVVE